ACTTTCGACTTAAAATACCCAAACACGAGCAGGGCTATTACAGTAATAATACAGGAGAAATAGAATCCCTGCTGATTGTTGGTCGTAACAAGATAGGGGAACAAAGGAATGAACCCACCCGCCAGGTAAGAAAAGGCAATCGTCACGGCTGATTTTATCGCCCTGTCTTTATCTGGTTTGTCCAGACCCAGTTCAAAACGCATCATAAAGTCGACCCACTTATCCTTATCCTGGCTGATTTGTAAAGTCACCTGTTTACTCAGTTCTTTATCTACACCCATGTCGATAAAGATAGCTTCTACCTCCCTTCTTTCTATTTCCGGTACCTTTTCCACCTCTTCATACTCCCGTTTCAGTTCGGAATCATAATGCTCTATTTCCGTTTGGCCGGCCAGAAATCCACCTAATCCCATTGAAATACAGCCTGCTGCAATTTCCGAAAGTCCAGAAACGATGATGAGATGGTTGGTATCAAGCACCCCACTCAAACCAGCAGTAAGGGCAAAGGGTACAGTCAACCCGTCAGACATGCCGATAATAATATCTCTGACAAAATTGGAGCTATTGATGTGTGTTTCCTGATGCATGGATATTAGTATTGATATAAAATTATCAAAATAGAATGAGTATTTAAAATCTCCATTTTAGAGAGGGTTGATTTTCATAATATTATAAAGCGCCTGAATTTTATCCCTGAAATCAGCTATTTCAGGCGCCTGATAATTGGGGTTAATTTGTACCATATATAGAAATTTACAGATACAATGAAGCAAGATCCATCGGTGGCATTCATTGCCATATCCTGGCTTGCATTGCTTATTGGGTTCCCTCGCTACATCGTTGGCAGGTAGGACTCCCAAATGCAATTCAATCATAGCATTTGCTTTTTTTACTCAGCGTTTTTAGTGTTTTCGTAGGATGGAAGAATACCGCGTTGAAACCGCAAAGCGTTGATATGAATAAAAGAGATATAGTTTTAGTGAATTGATCCTGAATTGATTGTATTATTTGTAGTTGTTTCGTAGACGCTTTTTTTTTGCTTGTAGTACTTCCGTAGTAGGCAAAAAATAGCAGCACATAATTGGGGGAAATACTTTTGTGACATCAACAATCACAAAAAAATGATCATATCATGAAGGACAAAACATTAGCTATTATCGCCTACTGTACAATAATTGGTTGGGTAGTTGCATACGTAAAGTATAAGGAAACTACCGAACGTTCACCACTGGTGCGTTACCATCTTGCACAGGCCCTGGGTGTATTTATCGCGGGCCTTGCAATCTCAATTGTTGTTTCTATCGTTGCAAGAATAATTCCTTCACTGGGATTCATCTTGAGTGCAGCCGGCCTTCTTCCATTGATTCTGCTGATTTTTGGAATAATCACCGCTTCTAACGAAGCACAGAGACCAGTACCTGTTGTGGGTAAAGTCTTCGAAAACAAATTCAGCTTTCTGAACTAATCTGTTTTCAGAAAAATATTAATCCCCATCATTGTTGAAAAACCCGGATTAACTATCCTTTTGAAAGCATAAAAAGACTGACTAATAAGGTTTTATTTACCATTCCCCCTTACGAAGATGGTGGCCTGTTAGTCAGTCTTTCTGCATTTATTGCTGTTTGTAGATCTCAATATCAATCTGTCCGTCTTCGGTAATAGTACCTCTGTACATGCCTTCTGTATTAAAAGGCATTACCGCATGACCTGCCTGGTCCAGGGCAATCAGACCTCCGCTGCCTCCCAGGATACCAATTTTTTCAATCACCGTTTTCGCTGCCAGATCCAGGCTGATCCCCTTGTATTCCATCATGGCAGAAAGGTCATAGGCAGCAACATCCCTGATGTAAAATTCACCCCAACCTGTACAGGATACGGCTGCTGTCTTATTATTAGCATAAGTACCGGCACCAATGATAGGAGAATCTCCAATACGGCCATATTTTTTGTTGGTCATACCACCAGTAGAGGTTCCTGCTGCCAGGTTTCCATTTCTGTCCAGCGCCACCGCGCCTACAGTGCCAAACTTATTATCCACATTTTCAATACCCAGTTTACCTGCCGGTGTATAGCTATGATCCAATTTTGTTTTGGAAGAATCGGTTTTCAGCGCTTTTTGCAGCCCATCCCAGCGGTCCTGTGTCCAGAAATACTTCGGATCCACTATTTCCAACCCGGCATCTTTAGCAAACTGCTCTGCTCCACGACCTGCCAGCATTACGTGTTCGGATTTCTCCATCACGGCTTTAGCGGCAGAGATGGGGTTTTTAACCGTGGTCACCCCGGCTACAGCACCTGCCTGCAGGGTTTTACCATTCATAATGGCTGCATCCATCTCATTCTTACCATCATGCGTAAATACTGCTCCCTTGCCTGC
This window of the Chitinophaga sancti genome carries:
- a CDS encoding isoaspartyl peptidase/L-asparaginase family protein — protein: MKKLLFCCLMLSLKAVCYAGEGTPPQERYILVIHGGAGTITKQNMTPEKEAAYTAVLKEALITGFKMLKAGKTSTEAVEATIKVMEDSPLFNAGKGAVFTHDGKNEMDAAIMNGKTLQAGAVAGVTTVKNPISAAKAVMEKSEHVMLAGRGAEQFAKDAGLEIVDPKYFWTQDRWDGLQKALKTDSSKTKLDHSYTPAGKLGIENVDNKFGTVGAVALDRNGNLAAGTSTGGMTNKKYGRIGDSPIIGAGTYANNKTAAVSCTGWGEFYIRDVAAYDLSAMMEYKGISLDLAAKTVIEKIGILGGSGGLIALDQAGHAVMPFNTEGMYRGTITEDGQIDIEIYKQQ
- a CDS encoding VIT1/CCC1 transporter family protein yields the protein MHQETHINSSNFVRDIIIGMSDGLTVPFALTAGLSGVLDTNHLIIVSGLSEIAAGCISMGLGGFLAGQTEIEHYDSELKREYEEVEKVPEIERREVEAIFIDMGVDKELSKQVTLQISQDKDKWVDFMMRFELGLDKPDKDRAIKSAVTIAFSYLAGGFIPLFPYLVTTNNQQGFYFSCIITVIALLVFGYFKSKVTGQPLMKGTLKVALTGIIAAVAAFALAKLVS
- a CDS encoding DUF4870 domain-containing protein encodes the protein MKDKTLAIIAYCTIIGWVVAYVKYKETTERSPLVRYHLAQALGVFIAGLAISIVVSIVARIIPSLGFILSAAGLLPLILLIFGIITASNEAQRPVPVVGKVFENKFSFLN